In the Hyalangium ruber genome, one interval contains:
- a CDS encoding winged helix-turn-helix transcriptional regulator has translation MDMTSCSGVSEILGQVGDKWTIQVVIALLEQPRRFNDLRRSVAGISQQMLARTLRALERDGMIVRTVHATKPPQVDYALTDLGRSLSEPVRQLAQWAIDHRTAIRDNRERFDAR, from the coding sequence ATGGATATGACCAGCTGCTCGGGCGTCAGCGAGATCCTCGGACAGGTCGGCGACAAGTGGACGATCCAGGTCGTCATTGCGCTCCTCGAGCAACCGCGGCGCTTCAACGACCTGCGCCGCAGCGTCGCGGGCATCTCGCAGCAGATGCTGGCGCGCACCCTGAGGGCGCTCGAACGCGACGGCATGATCGTCCGCACCGTCCACGCGACCAAGCCACCGCAGGTCGATTACGCGTTGACCGACCTCGGCCGCTCGCTCTCCGAGCCCGTCCGGCAGCTGGCGCAGTGGGCGATCGACCACCGCACCGCGATTCGCGACAACCGCGAGCGATTCGACGCGCGATGA